In the Streptomyces sp. cg36 genome, one interval contains:
- a CDS encoding roadblock/LC7 domain-containing protein, protein MSQAAQNLNWLITNFVDNTPGVSHTVVVSADGLLLAMSEGFPRDRADQLAAVASGLTSLTAGASRIFEGGTVAQTVVEMERGFLFLMSVSDGSSLAVLAHPECDIGLVGYEMALLVDRAGSVLTPDLRAELQGSLLH, encoded by the coding sequence ATGAGCCAGGCGGCGCAGAATCTGAACTGGTTGATCACCAACTTCGTGGACAACACCCCCGGGGTGTCCCACACGGTGGTGGTCTCCGCCGACGGCCTGCTGCTTGCCATGTCCGAAGGTTTTCCGCGGGACCGGGCCGACCAGCTCGCGGCCGTGGCGTCCGGTCTCACCTCGCTGACCGCGGGTGCGTCCCGGATCTTCGAGGGCGGCACCGTCGCCCAGACCGTGGTGGAGATGGAGCGCGGCTTCCTCTTCCTGATGTCCGTCTCCGACGGCTCCTCGCTGGCCGTGCTCGCGCACCCCGAGTGCGACATCGGCCTCGTGGGCTACGAGATGGCCCTGCTGGTCGACCGCGCGGGCTCCGTCCTCACGCCGGACCTGCGAGCGGAGCTCCAGGGCAGCCTGCTGCACTGA
- a CDS encoding DUF742 domain-containing protein, which produces MTPPPASHDSYGALHDAHYDSEGDQPLVRPYAMTGGRTRPRYQLAIEALVSTTADPAHLATLLPEHQRICHLCREVKSVAEVSALLQMPLGVARILVADLAEAGMVAIHQPGNGEAGGTPDVTLLERVLSGLRKL; this is translated from the coding sequence ATGACCCCGCCACCCGCCTCACACGATTCGTACGGCGCCCTGCACGACGCGCACTACGACAGTGAAGGCGACCAGCCGCTGGTCCGCCCGTACGCCATGACGGGCGGCCGGACCCGGCCGCGCTACCAGCTCGCCATCGAGGCGCTGGTCAGCACGACCGCGGACCCGGCGCACCTGGCCACGCTGCTCCCCGAGCACCAGCGGATCTGCCACCTGTGCCGCGAGGTGAAGTCGGTGGCGGAGGTCTCGGCGCTGCTGCAGATGCCGCTCGGGGTGGCGCGGATTCTTGTCGCCGACCTGGCGGAGGCCGGCATGGTGGCCATCCACCAGCCGGGCAATGGAGAGGCCGGCGGCACGCCGGATGTGACGCTGCTCGAAAGGGTGCTCAGTGGACTTCGCAAGCTCTAG
- a CDS encoding ATP/GTP-binding protein: protein MDFASSSGGAGRSTTSAKIVVAGGFGVGKTTFVGAVSEINPLRTEAVMTSASAGIDDLTHTGDKTTTTVAMDFGRITLDQDLILYLFGTPGQDRFWFMWDDLVRGAIGAVVLVDTRRLADCFPAVDYFENSGLPFVIALNGFDGHQPYTPDEVREALQIGPDTPIITTDARHRGDAKSALITLVEHALMARLK, encoded by the coding sequence GTGGACTTCGCAAGCTCTAGCGGCGGAGCGGGACGGTCTACCACCTCCGCGAAGATCGTGGTGGCGGGTGGCTTCGGCGTGGGCAAGACCACGTTCGTCGGCGCCGTCTCGGAGATCAATCCGCTGCGGACCGAGGCCGTGATGACGTCCGCTTCCGCGGGCATCGACGACCTCACCCACACCGGGGACAAGACCACCACCACGGTGGCCATGGACTTCGGCCGCATCACCCTGGACCAGGACCTGATCCTGTACCTCTTCGGTACGCCGGGCCAGGACCGGTTCTGGTTCATGTGGGACGACCTGGTGCGCGGCGCGATCGGCGCCGTGGTCCTGGTGGACACCCGCCGGCTGGCCGACTGCTTCCCGGCGGTCGACTACTTCGAGAACAGCGGGCTCCCGTTCGTCATCGCCCTCAACGGCTTCGACGGCCACCAGCCGTACACGCCGGACGAGGTCCGGGAGGCGCTGCAGATCGGCCCGGACACCCCGATCATCACCACCGACGCCCGCCACCGCGGGGACGCCAAGAGCGCCCTGATCACGCTGGTGGAGCACGCACTGATGGCACGACTCAAGTAG